One window of Mediterraneibacter butyricigenes genomic DNA carries:
- a CDS encoding sporulation initiation factor Spo0A C-terminal domain-containing protein yields MLGIKKRDTKQVFKAIAHQQGVSVSEVKERIQSTIDEMYYSDDPDVQAEFSSYFGKKRPTPEEYVYTMATKIKY; encoded by the coding sequence ATGTTGGGTATCAAAAAACGAGATACAAAACAAGTTTTTAAAGCGATTGCACATCAACAGGGTGTTTCTGTATCAGAAGTAAAGGAACGTATTCAGTCAACCATTGATGAAATGTATTACAGCGATGACCCAGATGTGCAAGCTGAATTTTCAAGTTATTTCGGAAAGAAACGACCTACACCAGAAGAATACGTTTATACGATGGCAACAAAAATTAAATACTGA
- a CDS encoding conjugal transfer protein, which translates to MFKKKEKTEKAPKNKKVHTMKVGTHKKSVLLLWAVLLASTSFGVYKNFTAIDTHTVHEKEIIQLRLNDTNGIENFVKNFAKAYYSWDTSKEAIEARTTEISKYLTKELQDLNADTIRTDIPTSATVTNVLVWNVKPSGTNDFTVAYEVDQQVKEGEQTQAVTENYTVTVHVDKDGAMVITQNPTLAPAVQKSKYEPKAQEADVSVSSDSVKDATAFLETFFKLYPTATEKELAYYVKDGVLAPVSGDYVFSELENPVFTKDGDNLKVSVSVKYLDNKSKMTQISQYELMLHKDDNWKIVE; encoded by the coding sequence ATGTTTAAGAAAAAAGAAAAAACAGAGAAAGCACCTAAGAATAAGAAAGTGCATACCATGAAAGTCGGGACACATAAGAAATCTGTCCTGCTGTTGTGGGCGGTGCTTCTGGCAAGCACCAGTTTTGGTGTGTATAAGAACTTTACCGCCATTGACACCCACACGGTACATGAAAAAGAAATCATTCAGCTAAGATTGAACGATACCAACGGTATTGAGAATTTCGTCAAGAACTTTGCGAAAGCCTACTACTCATGGGATACCAGCAAGGAAGCCATTGAAGCAAGGACAACGGAAATCAGTAAATACCTTACCAAAGAATTACAGGACTTGAACGCCGATACCATCAGAACCGATATACCAACCAGTGCTACGGTTACAAATGTGCTGGTCTGGAATGTAAAGCCGTCTGGAACGAACGATTTTACCGTTGCCTACGAAGTAGATCAGCAGGTAAAAGAGGGAGAACAGACACAGGCAGTCACAGAAAACTACACCGTGACCGTTCATGTGGATAAGGACGGTGCAATGGTCATTACCCAGAATCCTACCCTTGCTCCGGCAGTGCAGAAATCAAAGTATGAACCGAAAGCACAGGAAGCCGATGTCAGTGTCAGCTCCGATTCAGTCAAAGACGCTACCGCTTTCTTGGAAACATTCTTTAAGCTGTACCCGACAGCTACGGAAAAGGAACTTGCCTACTATGTCAAAGACGGTGTGCTTGCCCCTGTATCTGGCGATTATGTATTTTCAGAACTGGAAAACCCTGTCTTTACCAAAGATGGCGATAATCTCAAGGTCAGTGTGTCTGTGAAATATCTGGACAACAAATCGAAAATGACGCAAATTTCACAGTATGAGCTTATGCTTCATAAGGACGATAACTGGAAGATTGTAGAATAA
- a CDS encoding bifunctional lytic transglycosylase/C40 family peptidase translates to MRLKRILIIGTIFPVLFSIVLFFGILISGEDDDSSDSYSPVYSGMNLSADVLKHQPMVERYARENGISEYVNVLLAIIQVESGGTATDVMQSSESLGLPPNSLSTEESIKQGCKYFASLLSSCKAKGMNDINVVIQSYNYGGGYADYVAKNGKKHSFNLAENFAKNKSGSAKVTYTNPIAVSKNGGWRYNYGNMFYVELVNQYLTVKQFSNETVQAVMNEALKYQGWKYVYGGSNPNTSFDCSGLTQWCYGKAGISLPRTAQAQYDATQHIPLSQAQAGDLVFFHSTYNTSDYVTHVGIYVGNNQMYHAGNPIGYTDLTSAYWQQHIICAGRIKQ, encoded by the coding sequence ATGAGATTAAAGCGTATCCTTATCATAGGTACGATATTTCCAGTCCTTTTTTCCATCGTCCTCTTTTTCGGGATATTGATTTCCGGCGAAGATGACGACAGTTCCGACAGCTATTCGCCTGTCTATTCTGGCATGAACCTGTCAGCCGATGTCCTCAAACATCAGCCGATGGTAGAAAGATACGCCAGAGAAAACGGTATCTCGGAGTATGTGAACGTCCTGCTTGCCATTATACAGGTGGAAAGTGGCGGTACGGCTACCGATGTTATGCAGTCCAGTGAAAGTCTGGGACTACCGCCAAACTCATTAAGTACAGAAGAATCCATTAAGCAGGGGTGTAAATATTTTGCGTCCCTGCTTTCTTCCTGTAAAGCCAAAGGTATGAATGACATTAACGTGGTCATTCAATCTTATAACTATGGTGGTGGCTATGCAGACTATGTGGCGAAGAACGGGAAAAAGCACAGCTTCAACCTTGCAGAGAATTTCGCAAAGAATAAATCCGGCAGTGCAAAAGTAACTTATACGAACCCAATAGCGGTCAGTAAAAATGGTGGCTGGCGTTATAACTACGGGAATATGTTTTATGTGGAGCTGGTCAACCAATATCTGACTGTGAAGCAGTTCAGCAACGAAACGGTACAGGCGGTTATGAATGAAGCATTGAAGTATCAAGGCTGGAAATATGTCTATGGTGGCAGTAACCCGAACACCTCTTTTGACTGTTCTGGACTTACCCAGTGGTGCTACGGAAAAGCCGGAATCAGCCTGCCACGAACTGCACAGGCACAGTATGACGCAACCCAGCATATTCCATTGTCACAGGCACAGGCTGGCGATTTGGTCTTTTTCCATTCCACCTACAATACCAGCGACTATGTAACCCATGTAGGAATCTATGTGGGAAACAATCAGATGTACCATGCCGGAAATCCAATCGGCTATACCGATTTGACCTCTGCCTACTGGCAACAGCACATCATTTGTGCCGGAAGAATCAAACAATAG
- a CDS encoding CD3337/EF1877 family mobilome membrane protein, which yields MMKSVTKEKVFHVLKLVLLAVTVTLVLLSLLGTVAHASGLVDDTVNADNLYSKYPLSNYQLDFYVDNSWSWLPWNWLDGIGKSVQYGLYCITNFVWTISLYLSNATGYVVQQAYKLDFINDMADSIGKSIQTLAGVTENGFSSSGFYVGFLLIIILIVGVYIAYTGLLKRETSKALHAVINFVVVFIVSASFIAYAPNYIQKINDFSSDISTASLDLGTKIMLPDSQSKGKDSVDLIRDSLFAIQVEKPWLLLQFGNSDTEEIGTDRVEALVSASPSDEDGETRENVVKTEIEDNDNDNLTIPQVVNRLGMVFFLLIFNLGITIFIFLLTGMMLFSQILFIIYAMFLPVSFLMSMIPTYENMAKQAVVRVFNAIMTRAGITLVVTVAFSISSMFYNISTDYPFFMVAFLQIICFAGIYMKLGELMSMFSLNANDSQQIGRRIFRRPMVFMRHRARRMERRLARAVGTGSMVGAGAGAVAGSTYNHSRSTHKNTPGRPQRNNDISVGSRVGSAVGAVMDTKNKVRDSASSLKENVKDLPTQAGYAVHSAKQKAKDNVSDFKRGVVEERENRQEQRTQKRNLHRENISQKKQELQKAQEARQTVHANGSATAGATRSHERPVATPVPKPAQTDTVTKPDMKRPVTSSVIKNAEVKAGKENVRTNIRQEQQVKSVARTNQSNVAESRSNQKKTTVQKQVNQKQNRKTVTKQPEKGRKK from the coding sequence ATGATGAAATCTGTCACAAAAGAAAAGGTATTCCATGTACTGAAACTGGTTCTGCTTGCCGTGACCGTCACGCTGGTACTGCTGTCCCTGCTTGGGACGGTGGCTCATGCGTCTGGACTGGTCGATGATACGGTCAATGCAGACAACCTGTATTCAAAGTATCCGCTTTCCAATTATCAGCTTGATTTCTATGTGGACAATAGCTGGTCTTGGCTTCCGTGGAACTGGCTGGACGGCATTGGAAAATCGGTGCAGTACGGGCTTTACTGTATCACAAATTTTGTCTGGACAATCAGCCTGTATCTTAGCAATGCCACAGGGTATGTGGTGCAACAGGCGTATAAGCTGGACTTCATCAATGACATGGCAGACAGTATCGGGAAAAGTATCCAGACACTTGCCGGAGTGACCGAAAACGGATTTTCCAGCAGTGGGTTCTATGTGGGATTCCTGCTCATTATCATTCTGATTGTAGGTGTTTACATTGCCTATACAGGACTTCTCAAACGGGAAACCAGCAAGGCACTTCACGCCGTTATCAATTTTGTGGTGGTGTTCATTGTGTCTGCGTCCTTTATTGCTTATGCTCCCAATTATATCCAGAAAATCAATGATTTCAGTTCGGACATCAGCACCGCTTCTCTGGACTTGGGGACAAAAATCATGCTCCCCGATTCACAAAGCAAAGGCAAGGACAGCGTAGACCTTATCCGTGACAGCCTGTTTGCGATACAGGTAGAAAAACCGTGGCTGTTATTGCAGTTCGGGAACAGCGATACCGAAGAAATCGGGACTGACCGTGTAGAAGCTCTGGTATCTGCCAGCCCGTCCGATGAAGATGGGGAAACAAGGGAAAATGTTGTAAAAACAGAGATTGAGGATAACGACAATGACAACCTTACCATTCCGCAGGTCGTCAACCGTCTTGGCATGGTGTTCTTCCTGCTCATTTTCAATCTCGGTATCACAATCTTTATCTTTCTGCTTACCGGCATGATGTTATTTTCCCAGATACTTTTTATCATCTATGCCATGTTCCTGCCTGTCAGCTTTTTAATGTCCATGATACCAACCTATGAAAACATGGCGAAACAGGCAGTTGTCCGTGTGTTCAATGCCATTATGACAAGAGCTGGAATTACATTGGTTGTGACGGTGGCATTTTCGATTTCCAGTATGTTCTACAATATCTCAACAGACTATCCGTTCTTTATGGTGGCATTTTTGCAGATAATCTGTTTTGCCGGAATCTACATGAAACTCGGAGAACTAATGAGTATGTTCAGTCTGAATGCCAATGACAGCCAGCAGATAGGTCGCCGGATATTCCGTAGACCGATGGTGTTCATGCGACACAGGGCAAGACGTATGGAACGCCGACTTGCAAGGGCTGTGGGTACAGGAAGTATGGTCGGAGCTGGTGCTGGTGCAGTCGCTGGTTCTACTTATAATCACTCTCGTTCTACACATAAAAATACGCCAGGCAGACCACAAAGGAATAATGATATTTCCGTGGGAAGCCGTGTCGGTTCTGCGGTAGGTGCTGTAATGGATACAAAAAATAAAGTCCGTGACAGTGCTTCTTCTCTGAAAGAAAATGTGAAAGACTTACCGACACAGGCTGGTTATGCTGTTCACTCTGCAAAACAGAAAGCAAAGGATAATGTATCGGACTTTAAGCGTGGCGTTGTGGAAGAACGGGAAAACCGACAGGAACAGCGTACACAGAAACGCAACCTGCACAGGGAAAATATCTCACAGAAAAAGCAGGAATTACAGAAAGCACAGGAAGCAAGACAGACAGTTCATGCGAATGGATCAGCGACAGCCGGAGCTACCAGAAGCCATGAACGCCCTGTTGCCACACCTGTTCCAAAACCTGCACAGACCGATACAGTTACTAAGCCGGATATGAAACGTCCTGTTACTTCTTCTGTGATAAAAAATGCAGAAGTCAAGGCTGGAAAAGAAAATGTCCGAACCAATATCAGACAGGAACAACAGGTCAAATCTGTTGCCAGAACGAATCAGTCAAACGTAGCGGAATCCAGAAGTAATCAAAAGAAAACAACCGTACAGAAACAGGTCAACCAAAAACAAAATCGTAAGACTGTTACGAAGCAACCAGAGAAAGGACGGAAAAAATGA
- a CDS encoding conjugal transfer protein, with protein sequence MKKIRSYTSIWNVEKVLYAINDVNLPFPVTFTQITWFVLTEFIIILFADVPPLSMIEGAFLKYFGIPVALTWFMSQKTFDGKKPYSYIKTMVLYALRPKVTYAGKAVNLHKQKFEETITAVRSVTYVPD encoded by the coding sequence GTGAAGAAAATCCGAAGTTATACAAGTATCTGGAACGTGGAAAAGGTACTGTATGCCATCAATGATGTCAACCTGCCATTCCCTGTGACCTTTACCCAGATTACATGGTTTGTGCTGACGGAATTTATCATCATTCTGTTTGCAGACGTACCGCCACTTTCCATGATTGAGGGTGCATTTTTAAAATATTTCGGGATTCCCGTTGCCCTTACATGGTTTATGTCACAGAAAACCTTTGACGGGAAAAAGCCATACAGTTACATCAAGACGATGGTTCTGTATGCCCTGCGTCCCAAAGTGACTTATGCCGGAAAAGCCGTGAACCTGCATAAGCAAAAATTTGAGGAAACTATCACGGCAGTAAGGAGTGTGACCTATGTTCCCGATTAA
- a CDS encoding antirestriction protein ArdA, which produces MIDDMQVYIANLGKYNEGELVGDWFSFPLDEEVIVERIGLNTEYEEYAIHDTDNFPMEISEYISISELNRIYEQLEELPDYLLDDLESFVSCYGSLEELVEHKDDIILYSGCETMTDLAYYLIDEEQVLGEIPSSLQNYIDYEAYGRDLDIEGTFIATNAGICEVLR; this is translated from the coding sequence ATGATTGATGATATGCAAGTCTATATAGCCAACCTTGGCAAGTACAATGAGGGAGAACTGGTCGGGGACTGGTTCTCTTTTCCATTGGACGAAGAAGTGATTGTAGAACGTATCGGCTTAAATACGGAGTACGAAGAATACGCAATCCATGATACGGACAACTTCCCGATGGAGATTAGCGAATATATCTCCATTTCGGAACTGAACCGTATCTATGAGCAGTTGGAAGAATTACCCGATTACCTGCTGGACGACTTGGAAAGTTTCGTGTCCTGCTATGGAAGTCTGGAAGAACTGGTGGAGCATAAGGACGACATCATTCTGTATTCCGGCTGTGAAACAATGACCGATTTAGCCTACTATCTGATTGATGAAGAACAGGTACTCGGAGAAATCCCGTCCTCTTTACAGAACTATATCGACTACGAAGCCTACGGGCGTGACCTCGATATAGAGGGGACATTTATTGCAACAAACGCTGGTATCTGTGAGGTACTGCGTTAA
- a CDS encoding antirestriction protein ArdA, protein MIETTKSAEDKTSRWFDLPIDYELFRDLLGVEADSKDYQITDMKLPFAGDIVRTTSVRRLNKLYFTYTDLSPEVQQAYKELIPYCGGVEDLLQKSEEFLFYPECHNIMDVARYRLEHNIEFSALSEKGKKYFNLEAYAHELEEKGRYALCNNGMFKL, encoded by the coding sequence TTGATTGAAACGACCAAATCAGCAGAGGATAAAACCTCTCGCTGGTTTGATTTACCTATTGATTATGAACTGTTCCGTGACCTGCTCGGTGTGGAAGCTGACAGTAAAGATTATCAAATCACAGACATGAAGCTCCCTTTTGCTGGCGACATTGTAAGGACAACATCTGTCAGACGGTTAAACAAGCTGTACTTTACTTACACGGATTTATCGCCAGAAGTTCAGCAGGCATACAAAGAGTTGATTCCCTATTGTGGCGGTGTAGAGGATTTATTGCAGAAATCCGAAGAATTTCTGTTTTATCCAGAGTGCCACAACATCATGGACGTTGCCCGTTACCGCTTGGAGCATAACATTGAATTTTCTGCTCTCTCCGAAAAGGGAAAGAAATATTTTAATCTGGAAGCCTACGCCCATGAGCTGGAAGAAAAAGGACGTTATGCCCTCTGCAACAACGGCATGTTCAAACTTTGA
- a CDS encoding DUF3789 domain-containing protein translates to MQRLLFDFLLFSLGGTVGVIAMCILQAGRQSDRKMMELKGEKKA, encoded by the coding sequence ATGCAACGATTATTATTTGACTTCCTGCTCTTCTCTTTAGGGGGAACAGTTGGCGTGATTGCCATGTGTATTTTACAGGCTGGCAGACAGTCTGACCGAAAAATGATGGAACTGAAAGGAGAAAAGAAAGCATGA
- the mobT gene encoding MobT family relaxase — MSQFFRKGGIALNDTEWIQDFADRRLQYGVSQTKLAVMAGISREHLSRIESGKVAVTEEMKVKLLEALEKFNPEAPLTMLFDYVRIRFPTLDIGHIIKDILQLNIQYMIHEDFGHYSYTEHYYIGDIFVYTSPDEEKGVLLELKGKGCRQFESYLLAQERSWYDFLMDALVDGGVMKRLDLAINDHTGMLDIPELTEKCRNEECVSVFRSFKSYASGELVKHEEQDKAGMGYTLYIGSLKSEVYFCVYEKSYEQYIKLGIPIEEAPIKNRFEIRLKNERAYYAVRDLLTYYDAERTAFSIINRYVRFVDKEADKKRSDWKLSVRWAWFIGENREPLKLTTKPEPYTLDRTLRWIQRQVDPTLKMLETITAKTGIDYLKEIRKSTKLTEKHYKIIEQQTTSTEDVILEKEN, encoded by the coding sequence ATGTCACAGTTTTTTCGTAAAGGGGGTATCGCACTGAATGATACAGAGTGGATACAGGATTTTGCAGACAGGCGTTTGCAGTACGGTGTATCCCAGACGAAACTTGCGGTCATGGCTGGAATCAGCCGTGAACATTTAAGCCGTATCGAATCCGGCAAGGTGGCAGTCACAGAAGAAATGAAAGTAAAACTTTTGGAAGCTCTGGAAAAATTCAATCCAGAAGCACCGCTTACCATGCTGTTTGATTATGTGAGGATACGGTTTCCGACACTGGATATTGGACACATCATCAAAGATATTTTACAGCTCAATATTCAATACATGATACATGAGGACTTCGGGCATTACAGTTATACAGAACACTACTACATCGGAGATATTTTCGTATATACTTCTCCCGATGAAGAAAAAGGTGTCCTGCTGGAACTGAAAGGAAAAGGCTGTCGCCAGTTTGAAAGTTATCTGCTGGCACAGGAACGGAGCTGGTATGACTTCCTTATGGACGCTCTGGTGGACGGCGGTGTGATGAAACGTCTTGACCTTGCCATCAATGACCATACGGGAATGTTAGATATTCCAGAACTGACCGAAAAATGCCGGAATGAGGAATGTGTATCGGTGTTCCGTTCCTTTAAGTCCTATGCTTCCGGCGAACTGGTCAAGCATGAGGAACAGGACAAGGCTGGTATGGGGTATACGCTTTATATCGGCTCATTGAAAAGTGAGGTGTACTTCTGTGTTTATGAAAAAAGCTATGAGCAGTACATCAAACTTGGGATTCCCATTGAGGAAGCACCGATAAAAAACAGATTTGAAATACGGTTAAAAAATGAACGTGCTTATTATGCTGTCCGTGACCTGCTGACTTACTATGACGCTGAACGGACGGCATTTTCTATTATCAACCGTTATGTACGCTTTGTGGATAAGGAAGCAGACAAGAAACGGAGCGACTGGAAATTATCTGTCCGTTGGGCGTGGTTCATCGGGGAAAACAGAGAGCCGTTAAAGCTCACGACCAAACCTGAACCCTACACACTGGACAGAACCCTACGCTGGATTCAACGGCAGGTTGACCCGACACTCAAAATGCTGGAAACAATCACAGCGAAAACAGGGATTGATTATCTGAAAGAAATCCGTAAATCCACGAAACTGACGGAAAAGCATTACAAGATAATTGAACAGCAGACCACATCTACCGAAGATGTGATTTTGGAAAAGGAGAATTGA
- a CDS encoding helix-turn-helix domain-containing protein: MTVYMDLENLLKEKNISKNKVCEACNLQRTQLNNYCKNKVTRIDFSILAKLCEYLDCTPNDILKLK; this comes from the coding sequence ATGACAGTGTACATGGATTTAGAAAATCTTCTCAAAGAAAAGAATATCAGTAAAAATAAAGTCTGTGAAGCCTGTAATTTACAGAGGACACAGCTCAACAACTACTGCAAAAATAAAGTAACCAGAATCGACTTCTCCATCTTAGCAAAGTTGTGTGAATATCTGGACTGCACACCTAATGACATCTTGAAATTAAAGTAA
- a CDS encoding FtsK/SpoIIIE domain-containing protein, producing MKVWQKPKGNRIHASDKSLVYHFCIGWLLLLFVAVFLLLNLRQLLVTNWKDFNLLHAGITWTAYNSITVLIATGVCALVAFLYYRYGYDRIKRLLHRQKLARMVLENKWYEAENTKDSVFFTDLQSRSREKIVWFPKIYYQMDNGLLHILCEITMGKYQEQLLSLEDKLESGLYCELTDKTLHDGYIEYTLLYDMIANRISIDEVIAENGGLRLMKNLVWEYDSLPHALICGGTGGGKTYFLLTIIEALLRTNADLYILDPKNADLADLGTVMGNVYHTKDDMIDCVNTFYEGMVTRSEEMKLNPNYRTGENYAYLGLSPQFLIFDEYVAFLEMLTTKESTALLSQLKKIVMLGRQAGYFLIVACQRPDAKYFGDGIRDNFNFRVGLGRMSELGYGMLFGSDVKKQFFQKRIKGRGYCDVGTSVISEFYTPLVPKGYDFLGTIGELAERRTEKKALEQSEALL from the coding sequence ATGAAAGTATGGCAAAAACCTAAAGGTAACAGGATTCATGCCAGTGATAAATCGCTGGTCTATCATTTCTGTATCGGCTGGCTGTTGCTCCTGTTCGTTGCGGTGTTCCTGCTACTGAATCTGCGACAGCTTCTTGTTACCAACTGGAAAGATTTTAACCTGCTCCATGCCGGAATTACTTGGACTGCCTACAATTCCATTACGGTTCTGATAGCGACTGGTGTTTGTGCATTGGTCGCTTTTCTCTACTACCGTTATGGATATGACCGTATCAAGCGGTTGCTACACAGACAAAAACTGGCTCGCATGGTGCTGGAAAATAAATGGTATGAAGCGGAGAACACCAAAGACAGCGTTTTTTTCACTGACCTGCAAAGCAGATCAAGAGAAAAAATCGTGTGGTTTCCGAAAATTTACTACCAGATGGACAATGGATTGCTCCATATCCTGTGTGAAATTACAATGGGAAAATATCAAGAACAGCTCCTGTCCTTAGAGGATAAACTGGAATCGGGACTGTACTGTGAGCTGACCGACAAGACACTGCATGACGGCTATATCGAATACACCCTGCTCTATGATATGATAGCGAACCGTATTTCGATTGATGAAGTAATTGCCGAAAACGGCGGTCTGCGGTTAATGAAAAATCTGGTGTGGGAATATGATTCACTTCCCCATGCCCTTATCTGCGGTGGTACAGGTGGTGGAAAGACCTATTTTCTACTGACCATCATTGAAGCACTGCTTAGAACCAATGCAGATTTATATATTCTTGACCCGAAGAACGCTGACCTTGCAGATTTGGGAACGGTTATGGGAAATGTCTACCACACGAAAGACGATATGATTGACTGCGTCAATACCTTTTATGAGGGCATGGTCACACGCTCGGAAGAAATGAAACTGAACCCGAACTACCGTACAGGAGAAAACTATGCCTATCTGGGACTTTCTCCACAATTCCTTATCTTTGATGAATATGTGGCTTTCCTAGAAATGCTCACAACAAAAGAAAGTACCGCCCTGTTAAGCCAGCTAAAGAAAATCGTCATGCTTGGCAGACAGGCTGGCTATTTTCTGATTGTGGCTTGCCAGCGTCCAGACGCAAAATATTTCGGGGACGGTATCAGAGATAACTTTAACTTCCGTGTGGGGCTTGGTCGCATGAGTGAACTTGGTTACGGTATGCTCTTTGGAAGTGATGTGAAAAAACAATTTTTCCAGAAGCGAATTAAAGGGCGTGGATACTGTGATGTGGGAACAAGTGTCATATCAGAATTTTACACTCCCCTTGTACCCAAAGGCTATGATTTCTTGGGTACGATTGGGGAACTTGCAGAAAGGAGAACAGAAAAAAAGGCTCTCGAGCAATCCGAAGCCTTACTTTAA
- a CDS encoding DUF6483 family protein, with translation MNFTDEKDYIMRMIKEMVRVLFSLAFGKKYVSVELEKENKYEVSGKNLKIFLNMIDLGQINEAENILLDSIDYTNKNEVMAVALFYQYLSEKDNQFLENNNYTKEEVLSGFKQLLMKSGYSDLLYLLKYNE, from the coding sequence ATGAATTTTACCGATGAAAAAGATTACATCATGCGAATGATAAAAGAAATGGTAAGAGTATTATTTTCATTAGCCTTTGGGAAAAAGTATGTTTCTGTTGAACTTGAAAAAGAAAACAAGTATGAAGTATCGGGAAAAAATTTGAAAATTTTTCTTAATATGATTGATTTAGGACAGATTAACGAAGCAGAGAACATACTTTTAGATAGCATTGACTATACAAACAAAAACGAAGTAATGGCGGTGGCTCTTTTTTATCAGTACCTTAGTGAAAAAGATAATCAGTTTTTGGAAAACAACAATTATACAAAAGAAGAAGTGCTTTCTGGTTTCAAACAATTACTTATGAAATCGGGATATAGCGATTTGCTTTATTTGCTCAAATATAATGAGTAA
- a CDS encoding Type 1 glutamine amidotransferase-like domain-containing protein, with product MKLFLCSHFSSVGSLIKEEIENKKVAFIPTASLCEGYIGYVGSARKLFKKLGAIVTEIDISTEAYSTIQSVFEDADVIYFTGGNSFFLIDQLRKTGTDELLKKELAKGKLMIGESAGAIICAPSIQYIEQMDEKPEDYSQEDDAGLDLIDFYVLPHYLTAPFKKVTEKIMTEFSDLNLCPINNRQGIVIDGEGSKVICKE from the coding sequence ATGAAACTGTTTTTATGTTCGCACTTTTCAAGTGTAGGAAGTCTGATAAAGGAAGAAATTGAAAATAAAAAAGTCGCATTTATTCCAACAGCTTCGCTGTGTGAAGGCTACATCGGTTATGTCGGCTCGGCTCGAAAATTATTCAAAAAGTTGGGAGCAATCGTAACTGAAATTGATATTTCAACGGAGGCTTATTCAACGATACAGTCTGTTTTTGAAGATGCGGATGTGATATATTTTACCGGCGGAAATTCTTTTTTCCTTATAGACCAGCTCCGTAAAACGGGAACGGATGAGCTGTTGAAGAAAGAATTGGCAAAGGGAAAACTGATGATTGGTGAATCGGCAGGTGCGATTATATGCGCTCCAAGCATCCAATATATCGAGCAAATGGATGAAAAGCCGGAGGACTACTCACAAGAAGATGATGCAGGGCTTGATTTGATTGATTTCTATGTTCTTCCGCATTATCTTACAGCACCATTTAAGAAAGTTACCGAGAAAATAATGACTGAGTTTTCGGATTTGAATCTATGCCCAATTAACAACCGTCAGGGAATTGTAATTGATGGTGAAGGTTCAAAGGTTATTTGCAAAGAATAA
- a CDS encoding YdcP family protein — MRLANGIVIDKEKTFGVLKFSALRREVHVQNEDGTVSEEIKERTYDLKCNTQGRMIQVSVPATVPLKDYDYNAEVELINPVADTVANANYRGADVDWYVKADDIVLKNKGTHAGNSQNNAPQQPPKK; from the coding sequence ATGAGATTAGCAAATGGAATCGTTATTGATAAAGAAAAGACTTTCGGAGTGTTGAAGTTCTCCGCATTACGCCGTGAGGTTCATGTACAAAATGAAGATGGAACGGTAAGTGAGGAAATTAAGGAACGTACCTACGATTTGAAATGCAACACACAGGGACGCATGATACAGGTATCCGTTCCAGCAACTGTGCCGTTAAAGGACTATGACTACAACGCCGAAGTGGAACTTATCAACCCTGTGGCAGATACGGTAGCCAATGCAAATTACCGTGGTGCAGATGTGGACTGGTATGTAAAAGCAGACGATATTGTTTTGAAGAACAAAGGCACTCATGCCGGAAATTCACAGAACAATGCTCCACAGCAACCGCCGAAGAAATAA
- a CDS encoding YdcP family protein: MELRFVVPNMEETFGNLEFAGENTTEQQRINGRMAVITRSYNLYSDVQRADDVVVTLPAKAGEKHFSPEQKVKLINPRITTDGYKIGERGFVNYILLADDMLPAESK, translated from the coding sequence ATGGAATTAAGATTTGTCGTACCAAACATGGAAGAGACTTTCGGGAACTTGGAGTTTGCCGGAGAAAACACTACGGAACAGCAGAGAATCAACGGGCGTATGGCTGTCATTACCAGAAGCTACAACCTGTATTCCGATGTGCAGAGAGCCGATGATGTAGTTGTGACACTTCCTGCCAAAGCTGGCGAAAAACATTTCTCGCCGGAGCAGAAAGTAAAACTTATCAACCCACGTATTACTACCGATGGGTATAAAATCGGGGAACGTGGATTTGTCAATTATATCCTGCTTGCAGACGATATGTTACCAGCAGAAAGTAAATAA